The genomic stretch AGTTCGACACCAAGTCCCGGTGCTGTTGGTACCTGAATTTTACCGTCTTTAATTTCAAGCGGTACTTTAGTCAGTTGATCTGTACCTTCTTGCCAAATCCAGTGCGTATCAATTGCAGTCACATTACCCACGGCAGCCGCTGCAACATGGGTAAACATGGCAAGGGAAATATCAAAGTGATTATTTGAATGCGATCCCCACGTTAAGTTATACATTTTACATAACTGAGAAACACGCACCGAACCTTCCAATGTCCAGAAATGCGGGTCAGCTAAAGGAATATCAACAGCTTGCAATTGAATACTATGCGACATTTCCCGCCAGTCGGTCGCAACCATATTCGTAGCGGTCGGTAACCCCGTTGCTCGCTTAAACTCAGCCATAATTTCACGGCTTGAATAACCTTGCTCTACACCACACGGGTCTTCTGCATAGGCCAGCACACCTTTTAAATGTTTACCTAAAGCAATTGCTTCATCTAAAAACCACGCACCATTTGGATCAAGCGTCACACGTGCATCCGGGAAACGGCGCGCGATAGCTGTAACAGCTTCGGCTTCTTGTTCGCCCTGTAATACACCACCTTTTAATTTAAAGTCTTTAAAACCATAACGGTCATAAGATGCTTCTGCTAAACGCTGCACAGCCTCAGGTGTTAACGCTTTTTCATGACGGACTTTATACCAATCATGGTTATGTTGAGGTGTAGTCGCATAGTCTAATGAAGTCTGTTTGCGGTCACCAATAAAGAATAAATACCCTAATACTTCAACTTCACTACGTTGTTGCCCTTCACCAAGTAAACTTGCGACATTCACATTTAAATGCTTACCAAGCAAATCAAGTAATGCTGACTCATAAGCCGTTACAACATGAATTGTGGTACGTAAATCAAAGGTTTGATTGCCTCTGCCACCACTGTCACGATCGGCAAAATTTTGCTGAATTTTTTTGAGCAAGTTTTTATATTCACCAATCGGCTGCCCTTCTACCAAGGCTTTAGCATCATTTAATGTCGCTAAAATTTTCTCTCCGCCCGGAATTTCACCTACACCAATATTTCCAGAGTTATCTTCAATGATGAGTATATTACGAGTGAAATAAGGTCCATGGGCACCACTCAAATTGAGCAGCATACTATCATGCCCAGCAACAGGGATTGCTCGAATGGATTTAACAATAGGTGTAGAGGTCGCCATTAAAATACTCCTTAGCATACTGATACTATTTTTTCATTACCAAAACTTATAAGACATCAGACAACTTGTCAATATAAACTCGCACAAAAATTATTTTTCGAGCCTACTTGCCAAAATAATATTTTTAATCATATGATGTCATACATCTAAAGGCGCGGTTTTAGAATTAGGACTATAGAGTAGATACAACATTCCGTTTTCTCATCTATTCTATCGATGAATTTGACATGACGTCACCTATTTCACGGATATGCAAATAGGTCGATTATTAAAAAGAGTTTGTATATGGATAATCTGCAAACAAATATTGCTGCTGTGAATCAGCAACGAGCGAAGCATAATAAAACGCGCTATT from Acinetobacter pittii encodes the following:
- the gudD gene encoding glucarate dehydratase encodes the protein MATSTPIVKSIRAIPVAGHDSMLLNLSGAHGPYFTRNILIIEDNSGNIGVGEIPGGEKILATLNDAKALVEGQPIGEYKNLLKKIQQNFADRDSGGRGNQTFDLRTTIHVVTAYESALLDLLGKHLNVNVASLLGEGQQRSEVEVLGYLFFIGDRKQTSLDYATTPQHNHDWYKVRHEKALTPEAVQRLAEASYDRYGFKDFKLKGGVLQGEQEAEAVTAIARRFPDARVTLDPNGAWFLDEAIALGKHLKGVLAYAEDPCGVEQGYSSREIMAEFKRATGLPTATNMVATDWREMSHSIQLQAVDIPLADPHFWTLEGSVRVSQLCKMYNLTWGSHSNNHFDISLAMFTHVAAAAVGNVTAIDTHWIWQEGTDQLTKVPLEIKDGKIQVPTAPGLGVELDWDRINRAHELYKLKGLGARNDADAMQFLIPNWTFNNKKPCLVR